The stretch of DNA TGTTTCACAAAACTAATGAAAACCTCAAACAAACCTTAGTGAAACATCAGTAAAACTGAGGCGTTACCGTGTAGTAAAATGGAAAGGACTTAATAACAATGGAAAACGGACCCAACTGAAGGGGGGGAGGGGAGGTAATTCTCTTTCGTTCTTTTTGCATCTGGAATGCTAGATTGTGTTCTTATAATACTCCATTTCACTAATTAGCGTTTTCCCATCGACGCCTTGCACTTGGTGGGGAACGTCCACTTGAACTTGTCCGATGGCGTCTTGCTTGTGTAGTTCTTCCAATCGGCAATCATGTTGGTGAGGTCGTCCACCTTGTTCTCGAGCCCGATGCAGCAATTGGCGTGCATCGTACATACCTTGTCCATCTCTTCGTGGAACTGGCAGAAACCGCCAAAGATCACCGTATCAAGGAACACGAACTTGATCTGTAGGTCACCGGCTGCGAGCTCGGCCTTGATCTCGTTCAGCACTCCTTGGTCATGGGCGGAGGGGAACCGCGACCTCGCTGCCAGCCAACGACTTAGCATCTCCACCGTCCGGTTTGTCGACCTAATGTAGTAGAAGCCGCCGTTTCCCACATTTTGTAGGTCCTCGGCATTGCCGTAGAAGCGGTCGGTCGACATGGCCACGTCGGCGTAAAGGCTGATGTGCCGGAACGGGTTGCGCAACCACATGACATCCACATCCTGCCATCAATAATATTAACTGAAGATGCATAACCTAGACATAGTGTGTGATCTTTCACTCTTTGAAATAATAAAATGTAACACAACTAAAAaatgaaatgagagaaaaaagagaatGCAATGTTTCTCAACGGTTTGTGAAATTGTTAGAGGCATGCGGGGTAGCTTACGGTGGAGAGATAGTTGTAGCCAAGTTGGAGGATACGTTGTGGGACCTCGAGCCTGGCCCAGATGAGCTCGAGATAGCTCTTGGTCATGAAGCTGTTAGCGGAGCTAACGTTGGCGGAGGTGACCTCATGGAGGTAGCAGTGCGGGTGCACGGCCTGGCAAAGTGCCAAGGCGCCGGGGTCGGCGGCGACGATGAGGGTGTGGTTGAGGAGGTGCGCGATCCCGTCGCCGTCGCGGAAGCTGCCGAGGAAGAGGTCGAGGAGGGAGCCTGGGCGCGCCCACGCCTCGTTCACCGCCGTGATGATCACCGTCCCGTCGTCCATGGCAACCTTTGGCAGCAGCTCCGCGAGCCCCGGGAATGCTTCCTCCTGCATGGCGGAAATCGGTTAGTTTCTCAACCACTGTGCATACAGTACCATGCCATGCAACACACTGCGAATGAACTGCGCGACGTACCTTTTCGCCGCCCGAGCCGTCACCTGGGAGGTTAGTAGCATTGCTAGTAGCCAGCTGGTGAGTCGATCCATTCCAGAACTGGAAGCTCGATATGGTGGCCAGCTGCACGCCGACCCGATCGGCGGCGAGGAAGAAGATCAGCACCGTGGGGAGAAGGGCCCCGAGGAGGAACGAGACCGCGTGGCTGACGCCGGCCCCGTTGCGCTGCTTTCCCAGACGGCTCGTCATGTCCATTGCCATGACCCAGAGCCGCTGTCGACTTGCAACCCAACTGGCCTGCAGATGTATACAGCTAAAAATGGCGCCACTTGCATGCCAACTACCCCTGCACACGACGCTTCCACCACGAACGCGAACGCACACGGCCGGAAGCTCGTCACCCTCCAAGGCTTCCATTTTTGCCTTATACTTTTTTTTGAAAGATTCAGCATGTTGCTGTGGTTCAGTTGATTTTTGCCTCGTACTTATAACACCTCCTCTCGTCACTCCAGGTGAAAACCTACCTGCAGCTGCACGGCTGCACGCATGGACCAAAGAGCACGGTGTTTTGGGCTGTTTTCCGACTTGGCAATGAAATGGCGCCATGGGGTATCTCGGCGACATTCTGACTTTctgatggccaccatggcgtaCGTGCTGGGCACGATGATCCGAGGTGAGTTGGCAGCATGTGTTCGCGATAACAAAGACTGGCACTTCAATCATGTTCAAGGCTATCTGTAGCCAAATTTTAATCCCATTTGGCGGGGAACCTGAATTTTCTAATGCCCACGATATCCACCAGTTCATTGTTGCTTGGAGACCTCGAAATGGTATTCTGGTATAAAGAATTCGTTGCAGCTATACAGTGCTTGGAAAATGCAGAAAGGTAAAATATCCAATTTGGACCCCACCCACACCTCAATGTATTTTCATAAGCACTCTATTAGCTTATATGGAAGTTGCCTGATTTTTAAATTTGGTTAGTCAATTTTTTTTACCTTTGATTGCTGCTCCAAGATACGTGttctttgtttttttttcctGTTGTGTGTAGTCTCAGATTTTGGGTCGAAAGGATTTGACTGACCAATGTTTTGAGTTAGTCGATTCCTTATTGGACTGAAACCCGTTATGTGTTTTCTTATTGGGCTGTTTCTGTAGGTTTTtttacctacacaaacaaatatgggtttcacctctagcctatcccaacttgtttgggactaaaggcattgttcttgtttttgttgttgttgttgttgttgttctgtttgtgtagggttttttcttctatttttgGTTGGTTTTTTATGTGCATGTTTGGGATGTTAAGTGAGTATAAAATTTGCATGCAAAAACTATAAAAATATTAAAAACGTGCAATTATATGTTTCTTTCTTACATATTAAAAACGTGCAATTTCAGTGCAAAATTGTGTCccattttttttaattttcttcaTTCTAAAAGGTTAATACGCCACTGATCCATTATTCTGTAGTaaactttttttttctttttattttatgtCTATTTTAGTTTCTTTCTTCTTTAAGTGTAATATCACTGCCACTATTTCATTCAATCGTAGGAAACTATTTATTTTTGAGATATTCCACTATCACGTGCTTATTCTTGCATATTTTTAAAAAGCACATCTTTTGTGTATATTGTGTGTAAATATTGTCATTATTTTGTTTCATTTTTAGGGGACATTTTCCTTTCTTCTTAAAGGGTAATACCAATATTACTAATTCATTCTTCCTTAGAAAACATCATTATTTTGATTCTGTTTTAgtttttatttcattttgtttCTTCTTATAGGGTAATACCAAAGAGAAATTCATTAAAgcatagggaaaaattatttatttttttatttatatttcattTTTCTTCTTAAAGGGTAATAGAAAAGACACTACTTCATTCTTTCTTAGAAAAACATCAttattttgattttattttactttatttcaTTTTTAATAGTAATACCAATGTCACTAATTCATTCCTTCTTAGGAAACTACCTTTTTTGGAAAACCCCACTATTGCATGCTTATTATTGCATATTATTCAAAAAACAATTATTTTGTAAATTATGTGCAAAATTTGTCATTGTTTGTTTTAGattttatttcattttcattctttttaaagggtaataccaatgccactaattcattcttacttagaaaacttcattattttaattttttgtctttatttaatttccttttttaaAGAGTAATAACAAATCCATTTATTCATTTTTTCTTAGGAAACTAGATTGTTTTGATTTTTTTAGTTTTTGTTAAATTTGTTTTTCTTAAAGGGTAATACCAAAGCTACTAATTCATTTTTTCTTAGGAAACTATATTGTTTGTTTCTTCTTTAATGGTAAAaccaatgccactaattcattcctTCTTTGGAGACTACCTTTATTCTGAAAATTCCACTATTATATGCTTATATTTTTTTACATAAATTGTGTGCAagtttttttcattttttgtttgattatttttCATTTATTTTCTTCTTATAAAGTGTAGTACCAATGTCACTAATTCATTCTTTCCTAGAATACTTCAATATTTAcattttctttcattttttttattttctgttttaagGGTAATATCAATGCCACTAGTTCATTCATTTCTGGAATTTTTTTTACCAAAAATCCACTATTATATCTTTATTCCTGCATATTATCAAAAAGTGCATTTTTTTTGTTTAAATGGTGTGCAAATTTTGCGATCTATGTACTCTAATTTATTTTTGATTTCTTTCTTCTTGAGGGTTAATTTTGTATTTACTTTTGTTCTTTTTACTGGGTATTGCCTGCATGTACCCGGCCTTCGGCCTTGGGAGTTGAGTTGGCGATAACAGAGATCAATTTGCACTGCACCGGCCAAGGACGAAAACTAGGTAGATGGAGACGGATGCACGCATGAAGGATTAAGTTCATCTTTACTTACCAAGTATCATTATCATGGTACCTTATTAAATTCATACATATCCTTGCCTTAAAAAAAGGCCATAGATATCCACTTTCACACAAAAGAACAAGATCCCCTGGTTTCCCTCCCGTCTTTGCCAGCTTTCAGCCATGTACAGTGAAGAAATTAAGCTCACTATCTGCAACTTGTGCACGCAACAGGTTTGCCGACGAGGAAAGCTTGCAGGTGGTGCATGGTTTTCACTACGCATACGCACTCGGCCCTTGCTCAAAGACAACATAGAACTGCTTTGAAGGCAGGGCAACGGGAAACGTCCCCCATGACAAAGGTGAGTGCTAGGCGCCGGCGCGCCGGCTCAGATTTGGGCCGGTTACACGCTAGCCGTCTGATTGACTCCCATAGTCATTAGATGGGGCTTGTTCCTCGTCGTCTTTCTCGCGCAGCACATGAATCTGAGAAGAAAATGAGGGAGACTTGGCGGCcaccctccccctcctctgcaTCGGGTGCGCGCGGCTCGTCCCATCACCATCAACAGTCGCCGCCGACGCTCGCCCCTTGCCGCTTCTGCCCATCCCTTCCTCCTCACCCACCTGTAGAATCAGTGGCGACGACAACCTGGTTCGCATGCAAACAACGGTGGCAGCAAAATCTGACGCTGGCTCCAGCAAAGAAAGAAAACGGTGGTAGCACAAATTGCGAAACTTGGATGTTGTTCCAGCAATTCAAAAACGCCGGTGGTAGCATAAAATAAAGCTCGTTCCAGCAAAGCCAAACGCTAGTGGTAGCAAAAATTGCAAAAGATGGGCGCTGGTTCAAGCAAACTCAAAACACTCATAGTAACAAAAAAATGGTGCTAGATCCAGCAAGAAAATAAACGTTGGTAGCAAAAATGTAAAATTAGGAGCCGGTTCCATCAAATCAAAACGCGAGTAGTAGCAAAATTGGAGGCCGGTTCCAGCATTTGGTCGCCGCCGGTGTAGCACTTGGTGGTCGTGGTCACCACCATCCGCCTACCCGTTGTAGCTCCTCCGTCCGCCGGTTGCAGCTCCCGGTGTGGCCGGTTGCAACTCTTCGGTCCACCAATTGCAGCTCTCCCGGCGTGAttctcctccgtccgccgccgtccctATGGTCCATTTCCTTTGTCTGTAGCGACAGTGGGTCGTCGAAGGAGCGGGATGGAAAGGGCTGACGAGCTATGCAACATAGAAGAGAAATCTCGTCGGAGAGAGGTGAATAGAGGAGCAGATGGGGTCCCGCCGGCGACGGGCTCGCCGGAGAAGCCATGGCGCTGCTGGAGTCTGGATACAAAGAGAGAGGGGCGAGCGGAGATGGAGATGTGCGAGAAATCTGAAAACAAGTTGTGTGAGGAGAGGATAAAGGGCCTGTTTGGTTAAAGACCTGGACATTGTGCCTGGGCAAAATGGATACCTGGAAGGAGCCTGAGTGGATGGAAAATTCTGCCTGGCGCACCTTTGTTTGGTTGATGTCCTTTGCATGCTGCTGTCGCCTGGGTACTTAAATATAATAATCAAACATCCAACCTTACTGCTACTTGTTGCTTATTACTGCCAGGCTACACCAGGCGGAAGGAAAAGGACGCCTGGCTCAGGCTGATCAAACTGCCTGGACTAAACAATTCTTCTCTTTCAATTGGGCCAGGATAATCATCTATATGTTGGTAAGACTCTGCCAGGCACGGATTTCATTTTTCAGGCATGAACCAAACAAGTACGAGGCACACTTCAGGCATAGTCGCAAATGGTGTCGTGGACACAAACCAAATACACCCAAAATGCGTGTGGTGGAGGAGAGGATAAGAAAGGGACGTGTGTGTGAGCCCTCATGGCCGTGTGGCGTGTACGTGGCCGAGAGACCGGTCGAGCGTTCGGCCGGCCTGCCACACAGAAACATTTCCTGAAGATAAAAGGTACACGTACGTGACCCAACCGTACGTGCAGTGGCGAATCGAAAAGAAAAATGAAGGATGGGCTGTGGGCTCAAATTTACGATGATTAAACTAAATTGGCATCATCAAAGAAAATATAGTGTCATCTAGTAGAAATTCACATATCAAACATCTATTCTTCCGGGCATGGTCCGACTTTTGTCGTGGCTTGACTATCTGCTCGCCCGGGCATGGTCTGGGACTGTGCACGTATGCAGCTGCTAGGTTTGTGGCAAGTGGAGGAGACATCATATAATGACTTCGGTTGGGTGGTGCTTCTCAAATATCCGGTCTTGAGCTCTAGGGTGAAAACTCTAAGTCTGGCCCTTGTTGGTTGGTTATACTTGACAATGGCGGCTTCTTTTAAGTCGTTATCTTGATGAAGACATTGTTTTACAGTTTACTCGACGGTGATCTTCAGGGTGAAAACCCACGATTTGACCTTCGATGGTTGGATCCGGCAACAACGGCATTTGTGTGTTATTTCCTTCATGGAGGTGCCGTCTTTGAAGAACCTTTCTCGTAGTTTGTGTGTTATCAAAAAATGGATGGTACAGATGGTCACTGTGGTATATCATCTATCACTGTTTCGATCATTCAAGACTTATTTTTCATCTTTTTTTTGTGCGGCTAGGCATAAGCTTTGGTTTTATTTGACTTTTCTATTTGCCGGCATGACTATATATAGGCACTCCTAACTATGCAGAGACTAGGTGTGCTCGTTATGAATGTACTCCCTCATTGCTACATTATGAGACAATAGAAAACACCCTTTATCGAAAAAGCATCTATTCTTCTGTAGAAATATCTTCTAAAACTGTCGAAACCAAATCACTGCATAAAAGTTCGTAATTAAGGTCACTACAGGAACCAGTAAAAAGCCATTATGCCGGTATTTTCATCGTCGCCGCACACTTGGCGGGGTACGTCCACCTGAGCTTGCTGCTCATCTTCTCCGGCGGCGGCAGGCTCGAGTACCTCTTCCAGTCGGCGACCACGTTCCGGAGGTCGTGCATCTTGGTCGCGAGCCGGAGGCAGCAGTTGGCGTGCATCGTGCACACCCGGTCCATCTCGCCGTGGTACTCGCAGAAGCCGTCGAAGAGCGCCGTGTCCAGGAACACCAGCTTTATCCGCAGCTCGCCGGCGACGAACTCGCCCTTGATCGCCTCGAAGACCTCCTGGTCGTGGGCCAGCGGCCGGAACCGCGACCTCGCCGCCCGCCACCGCCTCACCATCTCCACCGTGCGGTTGGTCGACCTGACGTAGTAGAAGCCGGTGTTGGGCGCGTTCGTCAGGTCCTCGGCGTCGCCGTTGAACCGGTCGGTGGAGACGGCCATGTCGGCGTAGAGGCTGATGTGCCGGAACGGGTTGCGCAGCCACAGCACATCCAGATCCTTCATCATAACAAATTTTACTTCATCCGTCGAAATGTACGACGAGAAATTTAGAGGCGTGTACGTGGCTTAGCAAGCTTACGGTGTAGAGATAGTTGTAGCCGAGCTGGAGGACGCGGTGCTGCAAGGTGAGCTTGGACCAGACGAGCTCGAGGTAGCTTCTGGTCATGAAGCCGTTGGCGGAGCTGACGCCGGCGGCCATGACCTCCAGGAGGTAGCAGTGGGGGTGCACGGCCTTGCAGAGGGCCAAGGCGCCGGGGTCAACGGCGACGATGAGGGTGTGGTTGAGGAGGTGCGCGATCCCCTCGCCGTCGCGGAAGCTCCCGCGGAAGAGGTCGAGCAGGGAGCCGGGCTGCGCGAACGCCTCGTTCACCGACGTGATGATCACCGTCCCGTCGTCCATGGCGACCCTCGGCAGCAGCTCCGCCAGCCCCTGGAATGCCTTCTCCTGCGATTGTGGCCAAGCATGCAAATCGGTTAAGCTCCCAGCCTTCACGGTCATTTCACACACTACAAGTGAACTGTACGTACCTTTTTGTCGCCACCATCCGAGCCATTGGTCGGGAGGTCGGCAGCATGGCTAGTCAGCTGATGAGCTGACGATCCGTTCCGGAACCGGAAGGTCGATATGCTGGACAGCTGCTCGTCGACCCGGTCGGAGGCGAGGAAGAAGAGCAGCACGGTGGGGAGGAGAGCCCCAAGGAGGAACGAGAGCGAGTGGCTGACGCCGCCGCCGCAGTCGTGCTGCGTGCTCCTCAGGCTGCCCATGCCGATCGCACCGGAGCAGTACTCGTCGGTGGACGTACTTGTTGCAAAGGCCCGGGTAAGACTACTACGTCACTTGTTGTCGATGGGCTTGGCTGAATATAAGAGTACTACTACGGTAGTACCATAGATCTCTAGGATGAACGCGAAGCAAGGTCAATCCTAGTGCGTCTTACAAGGAGTACtatagtactactcctactagctAGTCGTGTCTTGATCTCCTCAAACGCCGACCAGGCACGCGAAGCAAGGCCGTTAATCCGAGTGCCTCCGTGCGCATCCATTCCTTAATTTGAGTCAGTATAGCCGGGCAGTCGTGTACTGCACGCGAATGCATTCGCCACTTCCTTCCGAGTAGTGCTAGACCTACGTCCCTCTATAAAagaaatataaaagtgtttagatCATTACGAACGGAGTACTAATTACAGATTTAACGTCATTTGTAACACTAATTACAGGTTTAACGTAATTTGTAATGTGGAGGTTTTTTACTGGAGATGGAGCGGGAAGGGGCATTCCCGTGCAATTCAGAGGGAGAGAGTTGATTAGGAAGTTTACGGGATGCGGAGTATTTGAACCCGAGCTCACATGCTCCCTGATGGACAGTAAAATTCAAAAAagtaataaaaaaattcaaaattctgattttttttgcGATAAACATTGATGAAAGTTTTAACTGCCTGCAAATTTTTGTGATGAAATGACATTCGTGTAGGTTTGGGCAAAAAAAATCACTGCTCCGAAAAGACTATTATTCGAAGCATTTTGGAGCATCGATTTTGTTTTGTTTGTCCATACCTCCACGAATGTTATTTCATCACGAAAATTGCAAGATGTTAAAACTTTCATCAATGTTAATCACAAAAAAATCAGATTTTTTAGTActatttttgttggattttactGCTCATCAGGGAGCATGTGAGCTCGGGGTCAAAAGAGCACTTTCGAAGTTTACATAGATAGTTCTGTAACTGCCGGATGTAGGATTTTCGCTTCCTTCCCATATGCATATACGTGCTTCCGCCTGCCAGTATCGGATTTTTTTGGTATTTTCCGTCAATACCAAGGCACAAATGCTCATATATACACAGACATGCACAATAAATCTTACCCTTGTGAACACCACTAAAAGACTGAGCCATTGGATATTGTTGAGATTAATGATGAGACCACATGTACCTTGGTATTGACGGAAACACCTCTCTCCTTTGGAAGAAATGTTTCGCCTCTACTTGACACACAGGGTGTCAAACGTGGTGTTCGTCGTTCTCTGTTGGATTAATACAAGGATATATACACCCGTTCTGATAACCATCCATTCACAAGTTGATTCTCTGAGATGTAATTCTTGTGGTGTTTATCTTAGGCTCGGACCAGGATGTCCCCAGTCTCACTTTGCACGCAAGCATCTATTTCAGGGTCTCCCCGTTTCCAGATTGGATCTCGATGTGTACTCCAAACGCTGATTCACATGGGCGTCGTTAGTCTTAATGCACCCTCGATTCACATGGATTCGGTGTGTGTGCGTGAGCCGGGCAAAGAGCATTGTACGAATAACGGTTGTTAAACCCTAGATGTAGGAGGCGAAGGTTCTGAGCATCTGGCCGCGGCATCTGGCGCTGTGTGATAGCCACGCGGCCACGCACGCTCTCTCCTGCTCGTCCACGTACTACGTGGAAGAGGCCGCTGAACGAGGCGCGAATCTCTGAGATCGTCCCATGCTTTTCGCCAGTCCGTGGGCGGAGTATACGACAAGAAACAGTTGACTCGGGGATGGAGCTCCGAAATTCATGCAGGCTGTCGACGCATTCTATCTCTCCAGCGGCCAGGTGTACGTACGTGATTATGCCACCGGATCTGATGGTCTTGGTACGAGGCGAGAGGCAAGATGCCACCATGTGCGCGCAAAGAGGTTTGCATGAAATGTCTATGTACAGTCCGATGCTCAACAGATCATCAAGCTTTGTGAAGGTGGCAGCTATGCACAGGGCCGGTCCTATGATTTCGGAGGCCCGGAGCAAAACTTAAATTCAGAGCCCTTAACGTAGACATCATAATAACAACACGAATACATGTATACATGGAATATTATCAATAACACTTAAATGCATCTAAAATCAGCATGCACATACAATGGTTTATACATATTACCTTCAAAAATTCTTCTAGCATTCCTCGATGCAAAGTCACTTATGATGAGGTTGATGCCAATGTCATCCACTAATTTCCTCTCGACGCATAGTAGTGTAGCCAAACCATTTAACCTCTCTTGAGTCATTATTGGCCTCAAATAATTCTTTAATAATTTCAACTTTGAAAAGCTTCTTTCGGCCGATGCCTTTAATCTTCTGAATAAACTAACCATTTTGTATAATGTTCCTCTTCATTGCTTAATTTCCTATGAATAATGAGCACATGAAAAAAGTCTTCATGCATCATCATCTACATCGTATTCCATTTCCCCCCTCTCATAGGCCCTTTCTCAACTAAAATATCTCTTGCTTTATCACCAAGACTATCCCAATTTCTTGGATCATAAATATCAGGAGTATAAACTAGTTGTTCATCAACACTAGCATGTTGTGTTTGAGTATCTGATGAATTACCTACAATCTCGGAGCCACTTACGTAGTTGTCGCCGATGTTGGTGTTGACATATTTTTCGTGCTGATCCGATTCCTGAATTCTCATTAGTTGTtgctcttcctcttcctccttggCAGCCATATCACAACTCATCATCTTGGTTTATCGAAGCAATGGAAGCACCAATAGTACTCTTGAGAAATTTGTAAATATCTCCGCGCTGTGATTGTACCAATTTATCCACACCTTcctttattttccttttattgCTACCCGATGGATGCGTCCTGTTTTTGGACAACATGATTAACATGCAGTGCTGAAAATAAAAACATCAATTGTTGAACGCTGCCGGCTATGCATCAAGGAATGACAATACAATCGTGATATACCCGATTACCTGATGAGTGTCAGTGCGTATGGCTGCCTATACAGGACCTAGAGGCTATACCGGAGAGCAATTCAATTGGAGTCCGCGGGAATTGTAATCAGTGGCGCCGGCGAACTGGATTAGGAAGGAATTACAGTGCAGGAGCCTGGGCACAGCAGTACGGCGTCGGCGGCCTAGGGCTGGGACTGGTAATCCGTGTGAGATGGAAATCATGGAATAAGAAGGGATCACGATCGCTCGTTTTTTTACGTGAAGTGATCACGTCCGTATCGATCGCTGGGTGGGATCGGGCTATCGGCATGCTGCTGCTTGCGCGCGCGCGTGCCTGCCCGCGAGAAGCCCAGCGCCCCAGCACTTTTGAAAAAAAAAAATCTGACATAGGACATGCCTACATACCTGGGTGGGGGCCCCTAGATTTTGGGGGCcaggggcgccccccccccccctgccccCCTCAGGGCTTATGATAGGGTGGACTGGGTGTTTCTTGAGCGAGTCATGCAACAATTAGGTTTCTCTCATTGATGGATGAATTGGATAATAAGGTGTGTCACCTCGGTGAGATATAATGTTAAACTTAATGAAACCCACTCGAATTCATTCGCACCATCCTGCGGGCTATGGCAGGAAGGCCCACTTTCGCCATTTTTGTTCCTTTTTGTTGTTGATGGATTGGATGCTATATTAAAACATGACATTGCAGGGCAAGTGTATCCCCCATACGTGTGTGCGCTCAGTCACCGGGCATTTCTCACCTCTTATTCGTGAATGATACCTTATTTTTCTTTCCAGCTAATGAGGCTGAAGCAAACCATGTGAAGGTAGCACTAGGAATGTATGCTAGAGCTACTGGCCAGTTTATCAATCCAAACAAGTACTCTATTTTATTTGGTCCACGATGTTCCAAGGCTACTAAATAGGAGGTAATGGACATTCTAGAAGTGGCTAATGCTAGTTTTGAGGAGAAGTACCTTGGCTTTCCGACCCCAAGTGGTCGTTTTTCTAGAGAGAAATTGCAAAATCTACAACAGCAACTAAGAGAATCATTCAGTGGGGCGAGTTGATGTCCCAAGTCGGAAGGGAGGTCCTCATCAAGGCAATTGCGCAGGCCCTTCCAACCCTCCTTATGAGCATTTTCAAGTTCCCGAGAAGCACCTGTGATGATCTCTCATGAATGATTCGAAGTTACTGGCAGGGTGCATACAGAGGGAAGCGGAAGACGCATTGGAAGGCATGGTACTACTTGTTGAAACCTAAATTATGCGGTGATATGCGCTTTAAGGATTCCAGAATGTTCGACCAAGCTATATGCTGGCGAGACAAGCATAGCGTATACTCGCGAATACCGAGAATCTGTGTGCATGAGTTTTTGAAGGCATGCACCTTCCCAAATGATCGTCTAGAGGACACGGTCTTCTCCACAAATGCTTCACAAACTTAACAATCTATAGTCCATGGTTTGGAGCTTCTAGAAAAGGCCTTGTATAGCGAATAGGGAACATGCAACCAGTCAGAATATGGCGGGACTCATGGATACCAGAAACTACTGGACGACCACCTATGTCGCAGCAAGGGAGATGTCGGCTCCGCAGGGTTAGTCAGCTTCTTGATGGACACGAGGCGTAACCGGGGGAGGGGGGCTGCTGCGTCAATTCTACTTGCCTGTTGATGTCCAGGAGATTATGAAGATTAAGGCCTCCCCACAGCTTGGCAATGGCTTTATTACTTGGGGGCCTGAATGTACTAGTGTATTTACCATACGTAGTGCGTATCGGCTGGCGCTCAAGGACAAGATGTGCCCCTCTTCAGTCGTGGCCAGTAGGGCTCCGGACGGGCTACATGTCGTCTCGGCATTATAATGGAGGTGCCCTCCTGCTCCAAAGGTGTGTGTTTTCAGATGGCGGTTGGCTAGGAACTCTCTAGCGATATGGGCTA from Triticum urartu cultivar G1812 chromosome 3, Tu2.1, whole genome shotgun sequence encodes:
- the LOC125549025 gene encoding uncharacterized protein At4g15970-like; translated protein: MGSLRSTQHDCGGGVSHSLSFLLGALLPTVLLFFLASDRVDEQLSSISTFRFRNGSSAHQLTSHAADLPTNGSDGGDKKEKAFQGLAELLPRVAMDDGTVIITSVNEAFAQPGSLLDLFRGSFRDGEGIAHLLNHTLIVAVDPGALALCKAVHPHCYLLEVMAAGVSSANGFMTRSYLELVWSKLTLQHRVLQLGYNYLYTDLDVLWLRNPFRHISLYADMAVSTDRFNGDAEDLTNAPNTGFYYVRSTNRTVEMVRRWRAARSRFRPLAHDQEVFEAIKGEFVAGELRIKLVFLDTALFDGFCEYHGEMDRVCTMHANCCLRLATKMHDLRNVVADWKRYSSLPPPEKMSSKLRWTYPAKCAATMKIPA
- the LOC125549024 gene encoding uncharacterized protein At4g15970-like, with product MEALEGDELPAVCVRVRGGSVVCRGSWHASGAIFSCIHLQASWVASRQRLWVMAMDMTSRLGKQRNGAGVSHAVSFLLGALLPTVLIFFLAADRVGVQLATISSFQFWNGSTHQLATSNATNLPGDGSGGEKEEAFPGLAELLPKVAMDDGTVIITAVNEAWARPGSLLDLFLGSFRDGDGIAHLLNHTLIVAADPGALALCQAVHPHCYLHEVTSANVSSANSFMTKSYLELIWARLEVPQRILQLGYNYLSTDVDVMWLRNPFRHISLYADVAMSTDRFYGNAEDLQNVGNGGFYYIRSTNRTVEMLSRWLAARSRFPSAHDQGVLNEIKAELAAGDLQIKFVFLDTVIFGGFCQFHEEMDKVCTMHANCCIGLENKVDDLTNMIADWKNYTSKTPSDKFKWTFPTKCKASMGKR